A section of the Pedobacter sp. HDW13 genome encodes:
- a CDS encoding HlyD family efflux transporter periplasmic adaptor subunit: METTKFEQIINNERSEEVQHIIERMPTKFGYCISSILFIIFLLLMVFGWVIRYPGIVSGQIVINTKFSPTKLVANVAGKLKLGKIKSLQLVREGEIIAYIENATTPGKVYYIDSIIKQYSPNSDAIIEIEKRLPKNASLGELNVAYYSFLSNLQQVINHKIDGKYQKQEEGLSEMLNVQSSAVAASVSRVQMSLNALNFVKKFYARDSLLFLKKVISESELDKSQMSYISAKDAYQNSLNTLLNAKQQVQQTNSRLQELSIAEPEKNKELKIALISSYNELVDQIKVWEQKYVFKAPYKGIVQFSDFYAENQFISLGEKVFTVIPKKENAIGQLILPALGSGKIQPGQEVIVKLDNFPYMEYGSITGKVNSISLTSNKTKANDHEIETYQVLVDFPNQLKTNYGTILDFKAQSLGTAEIITNNRRLVHRLFDNLRYITNR, encoded by the coding sequence ATGGAAACAACAAAATTCGAACAAATCATCAATAATGAGCGTAGTGAAGAGGTCCAACATATTATAGAACGTATGCCTACGAAATTCGGTTACTGCATCAGTTCAATTTTATTTATAATTTTTTTACTACTTATGGTATTCGGATGGGTAATCAGATATCCGGGTATCGTGAGCGGGCAAATTGTGATTAACACTAAGTTTTCTCCAACAAAATTAGTAGCAAATGTAGCAGGGAAACTAAAACTTGGTAAAATAAAATCTTTACAGCTTGTGAGGGAAGGAGAAATTATTGCATATATAGAAAATGCGACAACACCGGGAAAGGTTTATTATATTGATAGTATAATAAAGCAATATAGCCCCAATAGTGATGCTATCATAGAAATCGAGAAAAGGCTTCCAAAAAATGCATCATTAGGGGAACTTAATGTTGCATACTATTCATTCTTAAGTAATCTTCAGCAGGTAATCAATCACAAAATTGACGGGAAATACCAAAAGCAAGAAGAAGGGTTGAGCGAAATGTTAAATGTGCAAAGTAGCGCAGTAGCAGCATCTGTAAGTCGTGTGCAGATGAGTTTGAATGCCCTAAATTTTGTTAAAAAATTTTATGCACGGGATTCCCTTCTGTTCCTCAAAAAAGTAATTAGCGAATCTGAATTGGATAAATCCCAAATGTCATACATTTCAGCAAAAGATGCCTATCAAAATTCATTGAATACGCTATTGAATGCTAAACAACAAGTCCAGCAAACTAACAGCAGGCTACAGGAATTAAGTATTGCTGAACCGGAAAAAAACAAAGAGCTTAAAATTGCCCTTATTTCCTCATACAATGAACTCGTCGATCAAATCAAAGTATGGGAGCAAAAATATGTATTCAAAGCGCCATACAAAGGAATAGTTCAGTTTTCAGACTTCTATGCAGAAAATCAATTTATTTCTTTAGGAGAAAAAGTATTTACAGTAATTCCCAAAAAGGAAAATGCTATTGGGCAGCTAATACTTCCGGCCCTGGGGAGTGGAAAAATACAGCCTGGGCAAGAGGTTATTGTCAAACTCGACAACTTTCCATATATGGAATATGGATCAATTACAGGCAAAGTAAATTCAATATCGTTGACAAGCAATAAAACTAAAGCAAATGATCATGAAATTGAAACTTACCAAGTGCTTGTTGATTTCCCCAATCAATTAAAAACCAACTACGGTACTATTTTGGATTTCAAGGCACAATCTTTAGGGACAGCTGAGATTATTACCAATAACCGAAGGCTTGTTCATAGACTGTTCGATAATTTAAGATATATCACGAATCGCTAA
- a CDS encoding class I SAM-dependent methyltransferase: MSYIKNLCSKNVFELLPIDCFDLLGGFAMSHFGLSILKNELLLNKRTNILEFGCGLSTLYMGLVAKKFKLDVSITSIESDTFWLDKLNRKLEIHDLKDIIKLVYAPLIPDVERGYGNMWYQKLAIDSALDQNSRFDLFVIDGPPAFKSEIAYSRYSALPFILNRMDKDFTIVLDDANRAGEKQIINWWNERFQISFKTYDSRIALSRKGPFINTVPSFLSKKTGT; the protein is encoded by the coding sequence ATGTCATATATAAAAAACCTGTGCTCAAAGAATGTTTTTGAATTATTACCTATTGATTGCTTTGATTTATTAGGTGGATTTGCAATGTCCCATTTTGGCCTATCTATACTTAAAAATGAGTTATTGTTGAATAAAAGAACTAATATACTGGAATTTGGTTGCGGTTTGTCAACCTTATATATGGGGCTTGTCGCCAAGAAATTCAAACTTGATGTTAGCATCACTAGTATAGAAAGTGATACCTTTTGGCTGGATAAATTGAATAGGAAACTTGAAATACATGATTTAAAGGATATTATTAAACTTGTTTATGCCCCTTTGATTCCTGATGTAGAACGAGGGTATGGAAATATGTGGTATCAAAAACTGGCCATAGATAGTGCATTAGATCAAAATAGTCGCTTTGATTTATTTGTAATTGACGGGCCACCAGCTTTCAAATCAGAAATCGCATACAGTAGATATAGTGCACTTCCATTTATCCTAAATAGGATGGATAAAGATTTTACAATTGTTCTGGATGATGCAAACCGAGCAGGCGAGAAACAAATAATTAATTGGTGGAATGAAAGATTTCAGATTTCCTTCAAGACATATGATTCAAGAATAGCTTTAAGCAGAAAAGGTCCGTTCATCAACACAGTACCTAGTTTCTTGAGTAAAAAAACCGGCACGTAA
- a CDS encoding helix-turn-helix domain-containing protein, protein MKVLPFTMLVTDKKSVLSEFIELPFFYQYLHTHNQWQITYIEKGEGTLTIGNDLHAFRSGEIYVVGAKIPHLFKSDPEYFEPNSKHSITVYSVYFDPNEALESLFSLPELRKVNFFLAQNKHGFKVPSDYIQKIASEMLAVHNASGINLLFSFVKLIVALESIGDCIIPLCSDLSSLFVSESDDVRIKRSIQFIKENYSNRITLDDVANVVFMTPHSFCRHFKKHTGRTVVSFLNEIRINHACKSLISGERAICMSAIASNSGFNTMTNFNRVFKRIIGQSPTDYIDNYSKTNKKAYSV, encoded by the coding sequence ATGAAAGTACTTCCGTTTACCATGCTGGTCACAGACAAAAAAAGTGTTTTGTCTGAATTCATAGAATTACCTTTTTTTTATCAATATTTACATACCCATAATCAATGGCAAATCACATATATTGAAAAGGGAGAAGGAACATTGACTATTGGCAATGATCTGCATGCTTTTAGATCTGGAGAAATATATGTTGTGGGGGCAAAAATACCTCATTTATTCAAAAGTGATCCTGAATATTTTGAACCAAATAGTAAGCATTCTATAACGGTGTATTCAGTTTATTTTGATCCGAATGAAGCTCTTGAGTCATTGTTCTCACTTCCAGAGTTGAGAAAGGTCAATTTTTTTTTAGCACAAAATAAACATGGCTTCAAGGTGCCGTCAGATTATATTCAAAAGATAGCTAGTGAAATGTTGGCTGTTCATAATGCCTCAGGTATTAATCTTTTATTCTCTTTCGTCAAGTTGATCGTGGCGCTTGAGTCAATCGGTGACTGTATTATTCCGTTGTGTTCGGATTTGTCTTCCTTATTTGTAAGTGAAAGTGATGATGTACGTATTAAAAGAAGCATTCAATTTATAAAGGAAAATTACAGTAACCGTATCACCTTGGATGATGTAGCTAATGTAGTATTTATGACCCCTCACTCATTTTGCCGGCACTTTAAAAAGCACACTGGTCGTACTGTTGTATCATTCTTAAACGAAATAAGAATTAATCATGCTTGTAAGAGCCTTATTTCAGGAGAGAGGGCAATTTGTATGTCAGCTATTGCCAGTAATTCGGGATTCAATACTATGACAAACTTTAATAGGGTTTTCAAAAGAATTATTGGACAATCACCCACTGATTATATAGATAATTATAGCAAAACTAATAAAAAAGCGTATAGTGTCTAG
- a CDS encoding response regulator transcription factor: MTYRKSPVKIGIVDDHNLFRKGLIKLIDLADKENYLIVLEAESGKDMIKKLDPKALPDILILDIDMADMDGFETMLWLRNNQPKISVLVVSMVETDEAISRMMRLGVKGYLSKDIEVEDIHQALQAISKKGFYYTDFLTGKLIESLQTSEVGSAEVSGSGKTDVLPHINENEYKFIRLACTDLTYEQIADKMYLSPKTIDGYRAAIFNRFSIRNRPGLILFALKNNIFRIEDIK; encoded by the coding sequence ATGACCTATCGTAAATCGCCCGTAAAAATTGGAATCGTGGATGACCACAATTTGTTTAGAAAAGGCCTTATCAAACTAATTGACCTGGCAGACAAGGAAAATTACCTCATCGTGCTTGAGGCGGAATCGGGAAAGGATATGATCAAAAAACTTGATCCCAAAGCGCTGCCCGATATTCTCATTCTTGATATTGATATGGCTGATATGGATGGCTTTGAGACCATGCTTTGGCTTAGAAATAACCAGCCAAAAATCTCTGTACTTGTAGTTTCAATGGTGGAAACCGACGAGGCTATAAGCAGGATGATGCGCTTGGGTGTAAAAGGCTACCTTTCCAAAGATATCGAAGTGGAGGATATACACCAAGCACTTCAAGCCATTTCGAAAAAAGGGTTTTATTATACTGACTTTCTTACTGGAAAACTAATCGAGTCTCTCCAGACTTCGGAAGTAGGCTCAGCTGAGGTTTCAGGTTCCGGGAAAACGGATGTCCTGCCCCATATCAATGAGAATGAGTACAAATTTATCCGGCTCGCCTGTACAGATTTGACTTATGAGCAAATAGCAGATAAAATGTATCTTAGTCCGAAAACAATTGATGGCTATCGGGCGGCGATATTTAATCGATTCAGTATCCGAAACAGACCCGGATTGATTCTTTTTGCGCTCAAGAATAATATTTTTAGAATCGAAGATATTAAGTAA
- a CDS encoding sensor histidine kinase, which produces MQESSSQEVILTILVSTSIILFFVCLLTYFFFRQQKKRFQHQQEVLELRESFNRTILQSKLEIQEHTLDHIAKELHANFSHLISLININLSAILAQSSSDMRPQISETKALVKELMNEVKTLSVSLNSEHIMQAGFVRKLENELQRLAKTTRYKVNYEKKGETVRLPSGEEIVLYRLCQEILNNIVKHSDATEVNVDLLFTNKNISLRIADNGKGFDTTLAATQAMEKESTGLLNIAGRAQHIDAQLKIHSIPGSGTTVNLEIPLNKYL; this is translated from the coding sequence ATGCAAGAATCCAGCTCCCAGGAGGTTATTCTAACCATTTTGGTATCGACCTCTATCATACTTTTCTTTGTCTGCCTGCTAACCTATTTCTTTTTTCGACAACAAAAAAAAAGGTTTCAGCATCAGCAAGAGGTGCTCGAACTGCGCGAGTCTTTCAACAGGACAATTTTACAGTCAAAACTGGAAATCCAGGAACACACGTTGGACCACATCGCAAAGGAATTACATGCAAACTTTAGTCACCTTATTTCTCTGATTAATATCAATCTTTCGGCGATACTAGCACAAAGTTCATCGGACATGCGCCCGCAGATTAGTGAAACCAAAGCACTCGTGAAAGAATTAATGAATGAGGTTAAAACGCTGAGTGTTTCTTTGAATTCTGAGCACATCATGCAGGCCGGTTTTGTCAGAAAGCTTGAGAATGAGCTGCAGAGATTAGCGAAGACCACACGCTACAAGGTAAATTACGAGAAAAAAGGGGAGACGGTCCGCCTGCCTTCGGGAGAGGAAATTGTCTTATATCGTCTTTGTCAGGAAATACTAAATAATATTGTAAAGCATTCAGATGCAACCGAGGTAAATGTCGATCTTTTGTTTACCAATAAAAATATCTCTCTCAGGATTGCAGACAATGGTAAAGGCTTTGATACCACCCTTGCTGCCACCCAGGCCATGGAAAAAGAAAGCACGGGCTTGCTAAACATTGCTGGAAGAGCACAGCACATCGATGCCCAGCTTAAAATCCACAGCATTCCTGGAAGTGGAACGACTGTAAATCTTGAAATTCCTTTAAATAAATATCTATGA
- a CDS encoding TIR domain-containing protein — MHLDITAGGKKAKTGFSLSDTGFYPLGFSLGLNQNLIEKNMAIFTSNYLKNVSRARTINENVNLSAQRSEVHNTFDIFLCHSFLDKEEVEGLYLELTRRGLKVYVDWIIDPHLDRNNVTKESAELVRKRLRSSRSLLLAMSHNAEISKWVPWELGYVDGHTQRCALVPVSKDNVTRSTFHRSEYLKLYPFIEKPNDLSTFSDRLFTVEDTYNYVDFQSWLTGSAVRFNTRNFF; from the coding sequence ATGCACCTAGACATTACTGCAGGCGGTAAAAAGGCAAAAACAGGCTTTTCCCTTAGCGATACAGGTTTTTACCCATTAGGATTCTCTTTAGGTTTGAACCAAAATTTAATCGAGAAAAACATGGCTATTTTTACAAGTAACTACCTGAAAAACGTGTCCAGAGCCCGGACGATCAATGAGAATGTTAATCTTTCCGCCCAGCGCTCGGAGGTCCATAATACATTCGATATCTTTTTATGCCATAGTTTTCTGGACAAAGAAGAGGTTGAAGGACTTTATCTTGAACTGACTAGACGTGGACTGAAAGTGTATGTGGACTGGATTATCGATCCGCACCTCGACCGAAACAATGTCACCAAGGAAAGTGCAGAGCTGGTCAGAAAACGCCTCCGCTCTTCACGATCGTTATTGCTGGCAATGTCCCACAATGCGGAGATATCCAAATGGGTGCCTTGGGAACTCGGATATGTGGACGGTCACACGCAACGTTGTGCATTAGTACCAGTATCCAAGGATAATGTAACCCGAAGCACATTTCACAGAAGTGAGTACTTGAAGCTGTACCCTTTTATTGAAAAACCAAATGATTTGTCCACGTTCAGCGACCGCCTATTCACAGTTGAAGATACCTACAACTATGTTGACTTTCAAAGCTGGCTGACAGGGAGTGCAGTCAGATTTAATACCCGTAACTTTTTTTAA
- a CDS encoding TIR domain-containing protein, whose amino-acid sequence MSEKKSIFVAFAIEDIMQRTFLKGQSLHNKCPFEYIDYSVKEPYASEWKEKVRARIRRCDGVIVLVSKNSLSSSGQQWEIQCAKEEKTAILAIWAYSDDRTLINGLSVKTWTWDTISNFIDNL is encoded by the coding sequence ATGTCAGAAAAAAAATCAATTTTTGTCGCCTTTGCCATCGAAGATATCATGCAGCGAACTTTCCTGAAAGGCCAGAGCCTTCATAACAAATGTCCATTCGAATACATTGACTATTCGGTAAAAGAGCCCTATGCTAGCGAATGGAAGGAAAAAGTCAGGGCGCGAATCAGAAGATGTGACGGGGTAATTGTGTTGGTCAGCAAAAATTCCCTGAGCTCTTCTGGGCAACAATGGGAAATCCAGTGTGCTAAGGAAGAAAAAACAGCGATCCTTGCGATATGGGCTTATTCAGATGATCGTACATTAATAAACGGCCTGTCTGTAAAGACGTGGACTTGGGATACAATAAGTAATTTTATTGACAATTTATAA
- a CDS encoding caspase family protein produces MKKIALIVGIDYYKHVSPLHGCVNDAHEVDSMLKRNDGGSINFNTKLVTATGPSELVNKKELKELVKILFTQKADIALFYFAGHGHIESSGGYLVGSDAKAGDEGFSLNEIMKLANDSPAINKIIILDSCFSGIAGASIENTAISNLSEGMTILTASTKDQYASEENGRGVFTSLMVDALSGSAANLVGQVTPGSIYAHIDQSLGNWDEQRPIFKTNVENFVCLREVTPPISLEELRSITEYFPAPGFEYQLDPTYESELKGREDGMAEPIEANTVIFRRLQKLNRVNLLVPVNAPHMWSAAMESKSCKLTALGEHYRRLVAKELI; encoded by the coding sequence ATGAAAAAAATAGCTTTAATCGTAGGTATCGATTATTATAAGCATGTCTCTCCGCTTCATGGCTGCGTAAATGATGCTCATGAAGTAGATAGTATGTTGAAGCGGAACGATGGCGGGTCGATCAATTTCAATACCAAGCTGGTCACCGCTACCGGTCCATCTGAGCTTGTAAATAAAAAGGAGTTAAAAGAACTGGTAAAAATTCTTTTCACCCAGAAAGCCGATATTGCCTTGTTTTATTTTGCGGGCCACGGTCACATTGAGTCTTCTGGCGGATACCTTGTGGGCTCTGATGCAAAGGCAGGAGATGAGGGGTTTTCACTGAATGAAATTATGAAGCTGGCAAACGATTCTCCTGCTATAAATAAGATTATTATTTTAGATAGCTGTTTTTCTGGTATCGCAGGCGCTTCCATTGAAAATACAGCGATCTCCAATCTTTCAGAGGGTATGACTATACTAACGGCCTCTACCAAGGATCAATATGCGTCGGAGGAAAATGGAAGAGGTGTATTTACGTCCTTGATGGTTGATGCACTTAGTGGAAGCGCAGCAAATCTTGTGGGCCAGGTCACACCAGGAAGCATTTACGCGCACATCGATCAATCCCTGGGAAACTGGGATGAGCAGCGTCCTATATTTAAGACCAATGTTGAAAATTTTGTATGCCTAAGGGAGGTCACCCCGCCAATTTCGCTGGAGGAGTTACGCTCGATAACCGAATATTTTCCTGCTCCAGGTTTTGAATATCAGCTGGACCCCACATACGAATCCGAACTGAAAGGAAGAGAGGATGGAATGGCGGAACCGATAGAGGCTAATACAGTTATTTTTAGACGCCTTCAAAAGCTAAACAGGGTGAATCTGTTAGTGCCTGTAAATGCGCCGCACATGTGGAGCGCTGCTATGGAAAGTAAAAGCTGCAAATTAACCGCTCTAGGTGAACACTATCGCCGCTTGGTTGCAAAAGAACTCATTTAA
- a CDS encoding metallophosphoesterase: protein MLTFVVSFLIGNAEVFSQIKSDSEVVTFIYTSDAHFGISRENFRGNKNVSGHIVNQALISELNKIKGLRLPADGGVDEGSLVNGIDYLIQGGDIANRMEGNIQKASVSWQEFENDYITGLRLTNSKGVKTELLITPGNHDISNAIGHRKLANQKTDPTAFVGIYNLMMKPSTPLTNESFNYERDKINYVKNINGIHFVFINLWPDSAERIWLKKDLDTLTIKTPVVIFTHDQPTCEAKHFNGVGAGFENLLSENYKGLKNAEEEHLTTDIEQAGWEDFLVQYPNIKVYFHGNSNWNEFYIYQGPHKKANLNVFRVDSPMKGKYSSKNEKRLSFQLISLDTKNRRLTVRECFWNTKPKKPKGIVFGKSKTIFLNT, encoded by the coding sequence ATGCTAACTTTTGTAGTTAGTTTCTTAATTGGTAATGCTGAGGTATTTTCTCAAATTAAAAGTGATTCGGAGGTTGTAACTTTTATTTATACTTCCGACGCGCATTTTGGTATCAGTAGAGAAAATTTTAGGGGAAACAAAAACGTTTCCGGACATATTGTGAACCAGGCTTTGATTAGTGAGTTGAATAAGATTAAGGGCTTAAGATTGCCGGCAGATGGAGGCGTAGACGAAGGTAGTTTAGTAAATGGTATAGATTATTTAATACAAGGTGGCGACATTGCCAACCGGATGGAAGGTAATATTCAAAAAGCCAGTGTATCGTGGCAGGAGTTTGAGAATGATTATATCACAGGTTTAAGGTTAACAAATAGCAAAGGTGTAAAAACAGAGCTGTTAATTACACCCGGAAATCACGATATCTCCAATGCTATTGGGCATCGCAAATTGGCCAATCAAAAAACAGATCCAACAGCTTTTGTGGGGATTTATAATTTAATGATGAAGCCTTCAACACCTTTAACTAATGAAAGTTTTAACTACGAAAGGGATAAAATTAACTATGTTAAAAATATAAATGGGATTCATTTTGTGTTTATCAATTTATGGCCCGACTCTGCCGAAAGGATTTGGCTTAAAAAGGATTTAGATACCTTGACCATCAAAACACCTGTTGTTATTTTTACCCATGACCAACCCACTTGCGAGGCAAAACATTTTAATGGAGTAGGAGCAGGATTTGAAAATCTTTTGAGCGAAAACTACAAAGGTTTAAAAAATGCTGAAGAGGAGCATCTGACAACTGATATAGAGCAGGCTGGCTGGGAAGATTTTCTTGTACAATACCCTAATATAAAAGTTTATTTTCATGGTAACAGCAATTGGAATGAGTTTTATATTTATCAGGGACCGCATAAAAAGGCTAATTTAAATGTGTTCCGGGTCGATTCGCCAATGAAAGGTAAATATTCTTCGAAGAATGAAAAACGCTTGTCTTTTCAGTTAATTAGTTTAGATACCAAAAACAGACGTTTAACCGTTAGGGAATGTTTTTGGAATACTAAACCAAAAAAACCAAAAGGGATTGTTTTTGGAAAAAGTAAGACGATATTTTTAAATACTTAA